In Apus apus isolate bApuApu2 chromosome 5, bApuApu2.pri.cur, whole genome shotgun sequence, the following are encoded in one genomic region:
- the CHKA gene encoding choline kinase alpha isoform X3 yields MKTKFCNGETDPSPLGLLLGCGPGSGGGGGVLAAAGQPPLPLAHADSERKEPVATSRGDGATTPPSALLLPPPEEPLLDPRTRRKAYLWCKEFLPGAWRELREEQLRINPIRGGLSNMLFQCSLPDTIETVADEPRKVLLRLYGAILQMRSCNKGESVQSQKENYLQGPEAMVLESVMFAILAERALGPKLYGIFPQGRLEEFIPSRKLTTEELSLPDISAEIAEKMARFHGMKMPFNKEPKWLFGTMEKYLNQVLRIKFTRESRTRTLNKLLSYNLPQEMKNLRAILEATSSPVVFCHNDCQEGNVLLLEGRENSESQKLMLIDFEYSSYNYRGFDIGNHFCEWMYDYTYEKYPFFKASVLKYPSKKQQLHFISSYLSAFHDCFESLSNEEKLKLEEEVLTEVNRFALASHFFWGLWSVIQAKISSIEFGYLEYALSRFDAYFDQKKKLKV; encoded by the exons ATGAAGACCAAGTTCTGTAACGGCGAGACCGACCCTTCCCCGCTCGGGCTCCTCCTCGGCTGCGGCCCCGGCTCCGGTGGGGGCGGCGGCGTCCTAGCCGCTGCCGGGCAGCCCCCTTTGCCGCTGGCTCACGCCGACTCCGAAAGGAAGGAGCCCGTGGCGACGAGCAGAGGCGATGGCGCCACGACCCCGCCTTccgcgctgctgctgccgccgcctgAGGAACCGCTTCTCGACCCCCGAACGCGGCGCAAAGCGTATCTGTGGTGTAAGGAATTCCTGCCTGGGGCCTGGCGTGAGCTGCGGGAGGAGCAGCTGCGCATCAACCCCATCAG AGGTGGCCTCAGCAACATGCTGTTCCAGTGTTCACTACCTGATACAATTGAGACAGTTGCAGATGAACCACGGAAAGTTCTCCTGCGCTTATATGGTGCAATCCTGCAGATG AGGTCCTGCAATAAAGGAGAGTCTGTACAGtctcagaaggaaaattacttgCAA ggGCCAGAAGCCATGGTTCTGGAAAGTGTTATGTTTGCCATTCTTGCAGAGAGAGCTCTTGGTCCAAAACTGTATGGAATCTTTCCACAAGGACGATTGGAGGAATTCATTCCT AGCAGGAAACTGACTACTGAAGAACTAAGCTTACCTGACATATCTGCTGAAATAGCTGAGAAGATGGCTAGATTTCATGGCATGAAAATGCCATTTAATAAAGAACCTAAGTGGCTTTTTGGAACAATGGAAAA ATACCTAAATCAAGTGCTGAGGATTAAATTTACCAGGGAGTCCAGAACTAGAACACTAAACAAACTCCTCAGTTACAATCTCccacaagaaatgaaaaatctaCG AGCAATCCTTGAAGCTACTTCCTCACCAGTTGTATTTTGTCACAATGACTGTCAAGAAG GTAATGTTTTGCTTCTGGAAGGCAGAGAGAATTCAGAAAGCCAAAAGCTGATGCTCATTGACTTTGAATACAGCAGCTATAATTACCG AGGATTTGACATTGGAAATCACTTCTGTGAATGGATGTATGATTATACATATGAGAAGTACCCATTCTTCAAAGCTAGTGTTCTTAAATACCCTTCGAAGAAGCAACAG CTTCACTTTATCTCCAGTTACCTGTCTGCATTCCATGATTGCTTTGAAAGTCTGAGCAATGAAGAGAAGTTAAAACTAGAAGAAGAAGTGTTAACAGAAGTTAACAG GTTTGCCCTTGCATCACATTTCTTCTGGGGTCTGTGGTCTGTTATACAAGCAAAGATCTCATCCATTGAGTTTGGTTACCTG GAATATGCGTTATCCAGATTTGATGCATACTTTGATCAGAAGAAGAAGCTGAAGGTGTGA
- the CHKA gene encoding choline kinase alpha isoform X1, with translation MKTKFCNGETDPSPLGLLLGCGPGSGGGGGVLAAAGQPPLPLAHADSERKEPVATSRGDGATTPPSALLLPPPEEPLLDPRTRRKAYLWCKEFLPGAWRELREEQLRINPIRGGLSNMLFQCSLPDTIETVADEPRKVLLRLYGAILQMRSCNKGESVQSQKENYLQGPEAMVLESVMFAILAERALGPKLYGIFPQGRLEEFIPSRKLTTEELSLPDISAEIAEKMARFHGMKMPFNKEPKWLFGTMEKYLNQVLRIKFTRESRTRTLNKLLSYNLPQEMKNLRAILEATSSPVVFCHNDCQEGNVLLLEGRENSESQKLMLIDFEYSSYNYRGFDIGNHFCEWMYDYTYEKYPFFKASVLKYPSKKQQLHFISSYLSAFHDCFESLSNEEKLKLEEEVLTEVNRFALASHFFWGLWSVIQAKISSIEFGYLYIAVRSGRAKDCRELQEIAVLPIQCPVVWEVLFLHL, from the exons ATGAAGACCAAGTTCTGTAACGGCGAGACCGACCCTTCCCCGCTCGGGCTCCTCCTCGGCTGCGGCCCCGGCTCCGGTGGGGGCGGCGGCGTCCTAGCCGCTGCCGGGCAGCCCCCTTTGCCGCTGGCTCACGCCGACTCCGAAAGGAAGGAGCCCGTGGCGACGAGCAGAGGCGATGGCGCCACGACCCCGCCTTccgcgctgctgctgccgccgcctgAGGAACCGCTTCTCGACCCCCGAACGCGGCGCAAAGCGTATCTGTGGTGTAAGGAATTCCTGCCTGGGGCCTGGCGTGAGCTGCGGGAGGAGCAGCTGCGCATCAACCCCATCAG AGGTGGCCTCAGCAACATGCTGTTCCAGTGTTCACTACCTGATACAATTGAGACAGTTGCAGATGAACCACGGAAAGTTCTCCTGCGCTTATATGGTGCAATCCTGCAGATG AGGTCCTGCAATAAAGGAGAGTCTGTACAGtctcagaaggaaaattacttgCAA ggGCCAGAAGCCATGGTTCTGGAAAGTGTTATGTTTGCCATTCTTGCAGAGAGAGCTCTTGGTCCAAAACTGTATGGAATCTTTCCACAAGGACGATTGGAGGAATTCATTCCT AGCAGGAAACTGACTACTGAAGAACTAAGCTTACCTGACATATCTGCTGAAATAGCTGAGAAGATGGCTAGATTTCATGGCATGAAAATGCCATTTAATAAAGAACCTAAGTGGCTTTTTGGAACAATGGAAAA ATACCTAAATCAAGTGCTGAGGATTAAATTTACCAGGGAGTCCAGAACTAGAACACTAAACAAACTCCTCAGTTACAATCTCccacaagaaatgaaaaatctaCG AGCAATCCTTGAAGCTACTTCCTCACCAGTTGTATTTTGTCACAATGACTGTCAAGAAG GTAATGTTTTGCTTCTGGAAGGCAGAGAGAATTCAGAAAGCCAAAAGCTGATGCTCATTGACTTTGAATACAGCAGCTATAATTACCG AGGATTTGACATTGGAAATCACTTCTGTGAATGGATGTATGATTATACATATGAGAAGTACCCATTCTTCAAAGCTAGTGTTCTTAAATACCCTTCGAAGAAGCAACAG CTTCACTTTATCTCCAGTTACCTGTCTGCATTCCATGATTGCTTTGAAAGTCTGAGCAATGAAGAGAAGTTAAAACTAGAAGAAGAAGTGTTAACAGAAGTTAACAG GTTTGCCCTTGCATCACATTTCTTCTGGGGTCTGTGGTCTGTTATACAAGCAAAGATCTCATCCATTGAGTTTGGTTACCTG TACATTGCTGTAAGAAGTGGTAGAGCCAAAGACTGCAGAGAACTCCAGGAAATTGCTGTTCTGCCCATCCAATGCCCTGTGGTTTGGGAGGTGCTATTCTTGCACCTTTGA
- the CHKA gene encoding choline kinase alpha isoform X2 produces MVRQVCFSVELICISVLQIKQVSVLFFFLLKEEIIGKNLLQKGNLKTCYSTLIMKRMKKLVKKIGGLSNMLFQCSLPDTIETVADEPRKVLLRLYGAILQMRSCNKGESVQSQKENYLQGPEAMVLESVMFAILAERALGPKLYGIFPQGRLEEFIPSRKLTTEELSLPDISAEIAEKMARFHGMKMPFNKEPKWLFGTMEKYLNQVLRIKFTRESRTRTLNKLLSYNLPQEMKNLRAILEATSSPVVFCHNDCQEGNVLLLEGRENSESQKLMLIDFEYSSYNYRGFDIGNHFCEWMYDYTYEKYPFFKASVLKYPSKKQQLHFISSYLSAFHDCFESLSNEEKLKLEEEVLTEVNRFALASHFFWGLWSVIQAKISSIEFGYLYIAVRSGRAKDCRELQEIAVLPIQCPVVWEVLFLHL; encoded by the exons atggtgagACAGGTGTGTTTTTCAGTAGAGCtgatttgcatttctgttttgcaaataaaacaagtttcagtactttttttttttctcttaaaggaAGAAATCATAGGGAAAAATCTATTGCAGAAGGGAAATTTGAAAACTTGTTATTCAACATTGATAATGAAGAGGATGAAGAAACTAGTAAAGAAAAT AGGTGGCCTCAGCAACATGCTGTTCCAGTGTTCACTACCTGATACAATTGAGACAGTTGCAGATGAACCACGGAAAGTTCTCCTGCGCTTATATGGTGCAATCCTGCAGATG AGGTCCTGCAATAAAGGAGAGTCTGTACAGtctcagaaggaaaattacttgCAA ggGCCAGAAGCCATGGTTCTGGAAAGTGTTATGTTTGCCATTCTTGCAGAGAGAGCTCTTGGTCCAAAACTGTATGGAATCTTTCCACAAGGACGATTGGAGGAATTCATTCCT AGCAGGAAACTGACTACTGAAGAACTAAGCTTACCTGACATATCTGCTGAAATAGCTGAGAAGATGGCTAGATTTCATGGCATGAAAATGCCATTTAATAAAGAACCTAAGTGGCTTTTTGGAACAATGGAAAA ATACCTAAATCAAGTGCTGAGGATTAAATTTACCAGGGAGTCCAGAACTAGAACACTAAACAAACTCCTCAGTTACAATCTCccacaagaaatgaaaaatctaCG AGCAATCCTTGAAGCTACTTCCTCACCAGTTGTATTTTGTCACAATGACTGTCAAGAAG GTAATGTTTTGCTTCTGGAAGGCAGAGAGAATTCAGAAAGCCAAAAGCTGATGCTCATTGACTTTGAATACAGCAGCTATAATTACCG AGGATTTGACATTGGAAATCACTTCTGTGAATGGATGTATGATTATACATATGAGAAGTACCCATTCTTCAAAGCTAGTGTTCTTAAATACCCTTCGAAGAAGCAACAG CTTCACTTTATCTCCAGTTACCTGTCTGCATTCCATGATTGCTTTGAAAGTCTGAGCAATGAAGAGAAGTTAAAACTAGAAGAAGAAGTGTTAACAGAAGTTAACAG GTTTGCCCTTGCATCACATTTCTTCTGGGGTCTGTGGTCTGTTATACAAGCAAAGATCTCATCCATTGAGTTTGGTTACCTG TACATTGCTGTAAGAAGTGGTAGAGCCAAAGACTGCAGAGAACTCCAGGAAATTGCTGTTCTGCCCATCCAATGCCCTGTGGTTTGGGAGGTGCTATTCTTGCACCTTTGA